A genome region from Anolis carolinensis isolate JA03-04 chromosome 6, rAnoCar3.1.pri, whole genome shotgun sequence includes the following:
- the klhl7 gene encoding kelch-like protein 7 isoform X2: protein MVQERKIPAHRVVLASASHFFNLMFTTNMIESKSFEVELKDAEPDIIEQLVEFAYTARISVNSNNVQSLLDAANQYQIEPVKKMCVDFLKEQVDASNCLGISVLAECLDCPELKATADDFIHQHFTEVYKTDEFLQLDVKRVTHLLNQDTLTVRAEDQVYDAAVRWLKYDEPNRQPYMVDILAKVRFPLISKNFLSKTVQAEPLIQDNPECLKMVISGMRYHLLSPEDREELVDGTRPRRKKHDYRIALFGGSQPQSCRYFNPKDYSWTDIRCPFEKRRDAACVFWDNVVYILGGSQLFPIKRMDCYNVVKDSWYSKLGPPTPRDSLAACAAEGKIYTSGGSEVGNSALYLFECYDTRTESWHTKPSMLTQRCSHGMVEANGLIYVCGGSLGNNVSGRVLSSCEVYDPATETWTELCPMLEARKNHGLVFVKDKIFAVGGQNGLGGLDNVEYYDIKINEWKMVSPMPWKGVTVKCAAVGSIIYVLAGFQGVGRLGHILEYNTETDKWIANAKVRAFPVTSCLICVVDTCGANEETLEI, encoded by the exons ATGGTCCAAGAAAGAAAAATTCCAGCTCACCGTGTTGTCCTTGCTTCAGCCAGTCACTTCTTCAACTTAATGTTTACCA CAAATATGATTGAATCAAAATCATTTGAAGTGGAATTAAAAGATGCTGAGCCTGACATTATTGAGCAGCTTGTGGAATTTGCTTATACTGCAAG AATTTCCGTAAACAGCAACAATGTCCAGTCATTGTTAGATGCAGCAAATCAATATCAAATTGAACCTGTGAAAAAAATGTGTGTGGACTTCTTGAAGGAGCAAGTTGATGCTTCAAATTGCCTTG GAATAAGTGTGTTAGCAGAATGTCTTGACTGTCCAGAACTGAAGGCAACTGCAGATGATTTCATCCATCAGCACTTTACAGAGGTTTACAAAACAGATGAATTTCTGCAGCTAGATGTCAAACGTGTGACACATCTCCTGAACCAGGATACACTTACTGTAAGGGCAGAAGATCAG GTTTATGATGCTGCTGTCAGGTGGCTGAAATACGATGAACCAAATCGTCAGCCCTACATGGTCGACATTCTAGCAAAAGTCAGGTTTCCATTAATTTCAAAGAATTTCCTCAGTAAAACTGTACAGGCTGAGCCACTTATCCAGGACAATCCAGAATGCCTCAAAATGGTTATCA GTGGAATGAGATACCACCTGCTTTCTCCAGAGGACAGAGAAGAATTAGTGGATGGGACTCGCCCACGAAGGAAAAAACACGATTATCGCATTGCCTTGTTTGGAGGGTCACAGCCACAATCATGTCGCTATTTTAATCCAAAG GATTACAGCTGGACAGACATCAGATGTCCCTTTGAAAAGCGACGGGATGCAGCCTGTGTCTTCTGGGACAATGTAGTTTATATTTTGGGTGGTTCTCAGCTTTTTCCTATAAAGCGGATGGACTGCTACAATGTTGTGAAAGATAGCTGGTATTCCAAACTGGGGCCTCCAACGCCCCGCGATAGCCTTGCAGCTTGTGCAGCAGAGGGAAAAATTTATACTTCTGGAGGTTCAGAAGTAG gaaATTCCGCATTATATCTGTTTGAATGTTATGATACAAGAACTGAAAGCTGGCACACAAAGCCCAGCATGTTGACACAGCGGTGTAGCCATGGAATGGTAGAGGCAAATGGCCTGATTTATGTATGTGGAGGAAGTTTAGGAAACAATGTTTCTGGCAGAGTCTTGAGCTCTTGTGAAGTTTACGATCCAGCAACAGAAAC gTGGACAGAGCTGTGCCCAATGCTTGAAGCCCGAAAGAATCATGGCCTGGTGTTTGTGAAAGACAAAATATTTGCTGTGGGTGGACAGAATGGCTTAG gtggTTTAGACAACGTAGAATATTAcgatattaaaataaatgagtGGAAGATGGTCTCCCCCATGCCATGGAAAGGTGTAACAGTCAAGTGTGCTGCAGTGGGGTCTATCATTTATGTCTTGGCTGGTTTTCAAGGTGTAGGTCGCCTGGGGCACATCCTTGAATATAACACTGAAACAGATAAATGGATAGCCAACGCCAAAGTCCGTGCTTTCCCAGTGACTAGCTGTTTAATCTGTGTTGTTGATACTTGTGGAGCAAATGAGGAAACACTAGAGATTTGA
- the klhl7 gene encoding kelch-like protein 7 isoform X1 produces the protein MAASASEKGNKKKTEKKLAAREEAKLLASFMGVMNAMRKQKTLCDVILMVQERKIPAHRVVLASASHFFNLMFTTNMIESKSFEVELKDAEPDIIEQLVEFAYTARISVNSNNVQSLLDAANQYQIEPVKKMCVDFLKEQVDASNCLGISVLAECLDCPELKATADDFIHQHFTEVYKTDEFLQLDVKRVTHLLNQDTLTVRAEDQVYDAAVRWLKYDEPNRQPYMVDILAKVRFPLISKNFLSKTVQAEPLIQDNPECLKMVISGMRYHLLSPEDREELVDGTRPRRKKHDYRIALFGGSQPQSCRYFNPKDYSWTDIRCPFEKRRDAACVFWDNVVYILGGSQLFPIKRMDCYNVVKDSWYSKLGPPTPRDSLAACAAEGKIYTSGGSEVGNSALYLFECYDTRTESWHTKPSMLTQRCSHGMVEANGLIYVCGGSLGNNVSGRVLSSCEVYDPATETWTELCPMLEARKNHGLVFVKDKIFAVGGQNGLGGLDNVEYYDIKINEWKMVSPMPWKGVTVKCAAVGSIIYVLAGFQGVGRLGHILEYNTETDKWIANAKVRAFPVTSCLICVVDTCGANEETLEI, from the exons ATGGCGGCCTCGGCGTCGGAAAAAGGCAACAAGAAGAAGACGGAGAAGAAACTGGCCGCTCGGGAAGAGGCTAAGTTGTTGGCCAGCTTCATGGGCGTCATGAATGCCATGAGGAAGCAA AAAACGCTCTGTGATGTCATTCTCATGGTCCAAGAAAGAAAAATTCCAGCTCACCGTGTTGTCCTTGCTTCAGCCAGTCACTTCTTCAACTTAATGTTTACCA CAAATATGATTGAATCAAAATCATTTGAAGTGGAATTAAAAGATGCTGAGCCTGACATTATTGAGCAGCTTGTGGAATTTGCTTATACTGCAAG AATTTCCGTAAACAGCAACAATGTCCAGTCATTGTTAGATGCAGCAAATCAATATCAAATTGAACCTGTGAAAAAAATGTGTGTGGACTTCTTGAAGGAGCAAGTTGATGCTTCAAATTGCCTTG GAATAAGTGTGTTAGCAGAATGTCTTGACTGTCCAGAACTGAAGGCAACTGCAGATGATTTCATCCATCAGCACTTTACAGAGGTTTACAAAACAGATGAATTTCTGCAGCTAGATGTCAAACGTGTGACACATCTCCTGAACCAGGATACACTTACTGTAAGGGCAGAAGATCAG GTTTATGATGCTGCTGTCAGGTGGCTGAAATACGATGAACCAAATCGTCAGCCCTACATGGTCGACATTCTAGCAAAAGTCAGGTTTCCATTAATTTCAAAGAATTTCCTCAGTAAAACTGTACAGGCTGAGCCACTTATCCAGGACAATCCAGAATGCCTCAAAATGGTTATCA GTGGAATGAGATACCACCTGCTTTCTCCAGAGGACAGAGAAGAATTAGTGGATGGGACTCGCCCACGAAGGAAAAAACACGATTATCGCATTGCCTTGTTTGGAGGGTCACAGCCACAATCATGTCGCTATTTTAATCCAAAG GATTACAGCTGGACAGACATCAGATGTCCCTTTGAAAAGCGACGGGATGCAGCCTGTGTCTTCTGGGACAATGTAGTTTATATTTTGGGTGGTTCTCAGCTTTTTCCTATAAAGCGGATGGACTGCTACAATGTTGTGAAAGATAGCTGGTATTCCAAACTGGGGCCTCCAACGCCCCGCGATAGCCTTGCAGCTTGTGCAGCAGAGGGAAAAATTTATACTTCTGGAGGTTCAGAAGTAG gaaATTCCGCATTATATCTGTTTGAATGTTATGATACAAGAACTGAAAGCTGGCACACAAAGCCCAGCATGTTGACACAGCGGTGTAGCCATGGAATGGTAGAGGCAAATGGCCTGATTTATGTATGTGGAGGAAGTTTAGGAAACAATGTTTCTGGCAGAGTCTTGAGCTCTTGTGAAGTTTACGATCCAGCAACAGAAAC gTGGACAGAGCTGTGCCCAATGCTTGAAGCCCGAAAGAATCATGGCCTGGTGTTTGTGAAAGACAAAATATTTGCTGTGGGTGGACAGAATGGCTTAG gtggTTTAGACAACGTAGAATATTAcgatattaaaataaatgagtGGAAGATGGTCTCCCCCATGCCATGGAAAGGTGTAACAGTCAAGTGTGCTGCAGTGGGGTCTATCATTTATGTCTTGGCTGGTTTTCAAGGTGTAGGTCGCCTGGGGCACATCCTTGAATATAACACTGAAACAGATAAATGGATAGCCAACGCCAAAGTCCGTGCTTTCCCAGTGACTAGCTGTTTAATCTGTGTTGTTGATACTTGTGGAGCAAATGAGGAAACACTAGAGATTTGA
- the klhl7 gene encoding kelch-like protein 7 isoform X3: MRKQKTLCDVILMVQERKIPAHRVVLASASHFFNLMFTTNMIESKSFEVELKDAEPDIIEQLVEFAYTARISVNSNNVQSLLDAANQYQIEPVKKMCVDFLKEQVDASNCLGISVLAECLDCPELKATADDFIHQHFTEVYKTDEFLQLDVKRVTHLLNQDTLTVRAEDQVYDAAVRWLKYDEPNRQPYMVDILAKVRFPLISKNFLSKTVQAEPLIQDNPECLKMVISGMRYHLLSPEDREELVDGTRPRRKKHDYRIALFGGSQPQSCRYFNPKDYSWTDIRCPFEKRRDAACVFWDNVVYILGGSQLFPIKRMDCYNVVKDSWYSKLGPPTPRDSLAACAAEGKIYTSGGSEVGNSALYLFECYDTRTESWHTKPSMLTQRCSHGMVEANGLIYVCGGSLGNNVSGRVLSSCEVYDPATETWTELCPMLEARKNHGLVFVKDKIFAVGGQNGLGGLDNVEYYDIKINEWKMVSPMPWKGVTVKCAAVGSIIYVLAGFQGVGRLGHILEYNTETDKWIANAKVRAFPVTSCLICVVDTCGANEETLEI; this comes from the exons ATGAGGAAGCAA AAAACGCTCTGTGATGTCATTCTCATGGTCCAAGAAAGAAAAATTCCAGCTCACCGTGTTGTCCTTGCTTCAGCCAGTCACTTCTTCAACTTAATGTTTACCA CAAATATGATTGAATCAAAATCATTTGAAGTGGAATTAAAAGATGCTGAGCCTGACATTATTGAGCAGCTTGTGGAATTTGCTTATACTGCAAG AATTTCCGTAAACAGCAACAATGTCCAGTCATTGTTAGATGCAGCAAATCAATATCAAATTGAACCTGTGAAAAAAATGTGTGTGGACTTCTTGAAGGAGCAAGTTGATGCTTCAAATTGCCTTG GAATAAGTGTGTTAGCAGAATGTCTTGACTGTCCAGAACTGAAGGCAACTGCAGATGATTTCATCCATCAGCACTTTACAGAGGTTTACAAAACAGATGAATTTCTGCAGCTAGATGTCAAACGTGTGACACATCTCCTGAACCAGGATACACTTACTGTAAGGGCAGAAGATCAG GTTTATGATGCTGCTGTCAGGTGGCTGAAATACGATGAACCAAATCGTCAGCCCTACATGGTCGACATTCTAGCAAAAGTCAGGTTTCCATTAATTTCAAAGAATTTCCTCAGTAAAACTGTACAGGCTGAGCCACTTATCCAGGACAATCCAGAATGCCTCAAAATGGTTATCA GTGGAATGAGATACCACCTGCTTTCTCCAGAGGACAGAGAAGAATTAGTGGATGGGACTCGCCCACGAAGGAAAAAACACGATTATCGCATTGCCTTGTTTGGAGGGTCACAGCCACAATCATGTCGCTATTTTAATCCAAAG GATTACAGCTGGACAGACATCAGATGTCCCTTTGAAAAGCGACGGGATGCAGCCTGTGTCTTCTGGGACAATGTAGTTTATATTTTGGGTGGTTCTCAGCTTTTTCCTATAAAGCGGATGGACTGCTACAATGTTGTGAAAGATAGCTGGTATTCCAAACTGGGGCCTCCAACGCCCCGCGATAGCCTTGCAGCTTGTGCAGCAGAGGGAAAAATTTATACTTCTGGAGGTTCAGAAGTAG gaaATTCCGCATTATATCTGTTTGAATGTTATGATACAAGAACTGAAAGCTGGCACACAAAGCCCAGCATGTTGACACAGCGGTGTAGCCATGGAATGGTAGAGGCAAATGGCCTGATTTATGTATGTGGAGGAAGTTTAGGAAACAATGTTTCTGGCAGAGTCTTGAGCTCTTGTGAAGTTTACGATCCAGCAACAGAAAC gTGGACAGAGCTGTGCCCAATGCTTGAAGCCCGAAAGAATCATGGCCTGGTGTTTGTGAAAGACAAAATATTTGCTGTGGGTGGACAGAATGGCTTAG gtggTTTAGACAACGTAGAATATTAcgatattaaaataaatgagtGGAAGATGGTCTCCCCCATGCCATGGAAAGGTGTAACAGTCAAGTGTGCTGCAGTGGGGTCTATCATTTATGTCTTGGCTGGTTTTCAAGGTGTAGGTCGCCTGGGGCACATCCTTGAATATAACACTGAAACAGATAAATGGATAGCCAACGCCAAAGTCCGTGCTTTCCCAGTGACTAGCTGTTTAATCTGTGTTGTTGATACTTGTGGAGCAAATGAGGAAACACTAGAGATTTGA